Proteins encoded by one window of Desulfovibrio ferrophilus:
- a CDS encoding TylF/MycF/NovP-related O-methyltransferase produces the protein MDSSRKIFAVDSFEGLPAPRQEDSIPRMGGKTHYVEGMFKETSYAQLQYLLEIWGKNQRVRLIKGFFEDVLPPAFPASKQFSMVILDSDQYSGTKFGLEFFYDRIPEGGMIFVDDYNGTYAEGVTVAVNEFLADKPEQMAQGGKTMWYCVKQG, from the coding sequence TTGGATTCTTCGCGCAAGATCTTTGCCGTGGATTCCTTTGAAGGGCTGCCTGCTCCGCGTCAGGAAGATTCCATCCCGAGAATGGGAGGCAAGACGCACTACGTCGAAGGCATGTTCAAGGAGACGTCCTACGCGCAGTTGCAATATCTGCTCGAAATTTGGGGGAAAAACCAACGGGTGCGTCTAATAAAAGGTTTTTTTGAGGATGTGCTGCCTCCCGCTTTTCCTGCAAGTAAGCAATTCTCCATGGTCATTCTGGACAGCGACCAGTATTCGGGCACCAAGTTTGGTTTGGAATTTTTTTACGACCGGATTCCCGAGGGTGGAATGATCTTCGTGGATGATTACAATGGAACCTACGCCGAGGGTGTGACCGTGGCCGTGAATGAATTTTTGGCCGACAAGCCTGAGCAGATGGCGCAGGGCGGCAAAACCATGTGGTACTGCGTCAAGCAGGGTTGA
- a CDS encoding glycosyltransferase family 2 protein, which produces MFLDYMKVMTGGLAGQLERQTNAEVYQRLQNYICSFALEPIVISCYINRLLMNEKAFDQDAAYWAKYILGKFLQRRPFERKALEIGVLFFPEGKVPQLKAMVERTDISQAEWQSFSEADADFDEREQSRRELAMMLKNNPSSLGVASMLLEYCRRDALDPKRYLTAFRPPEEVLAEWKSALFQHYAQIGRDDIAMKLWGELSTGSLNETELNLAAELFIRAGQLGRGIAFYERSLALDPLQTPVRLRVKELRNPFVPDHELIEKRKVCIYLYTWNKATIFEQTLDSLSKTRLGNAKIKVLINGCTDRSLEVAKAAREKFPNNDFEIIETPINIGAPAARNWLINHGDTWESDYVAFLDDDVTIQEDWLDHFLTVMESDSGIGVVGAKIVAPGSPVKLQYLFRHVDVATETMLKMSLESPIGEYDTGLYNIVREARSVMGCQHMFRVDALKQVPQFDIQFSPSQVDDIEHDLMLCLKGFKIMYTGHVSCIHHQSSGVGQNASSLTMKKMGNAIGNDLKLCFKHFENLGKLAKMDSLSLVGPLEGLQVGAARAS; this is translated from the coding sequence ATGTTTCTTGATTATATGAAGGTGATGACCGGAGGCTTGGCTGGCCAGCTTGAACGCCAGACCAATGCCGAGGTCTATCAACGACTCCAGAATTACATCTGCAGCTTTGCCTTAGAACCGATAGTAATTTCTTGCTATATCAATCGTTTGTTGATGAACGAAAAGGCCTTTGATCAGGATGCCGCGTATTGGGCAAAATATATCCTGGGCAAGTTTCTGCAGCGCAGGCCTTTTGAACGCAAAGCCCTGGAAATCGGGGTGTTGTTTTTTCCCGAGGGCAAGGTGCCACAGCTCAAAGCCATGGTGGAGCGAACCGATATCTCTCAAGCCGAATGGCAGAGCTTTAGCGAGGCTGACGCCGATTTTGATGAGCGCGAGCAGTCGCGGCGTGAGTTGGCCATGATGCTCAAGAACAACCCGTCCAGCTTGGGCGTGGCCTCAATGCTGCTTGAATATTGCCGGCGTGATGCTTTGGATCCCAAACGATACCTGACGGCCTTTCGGCCACCAGAGGAAGTATTGGCCGAGTGGAAGTCGGCGCTGTTTCAGCACTACGCGCAAATCGGGCGGGATGACATCGCCATGAAGCTCTGGGGTGAGTTGAGTACGGGGTCGTTGAACGAGACCGAACTCAATCTCGCGGCCGAGTTGTTCATCCGCGCCGGGCAGCTCGGCCGAGGTATTGCGTTTTATGAACGCTCGCTGGCCCTTGATCCGTTGCAGACGCCTGTACGTCTGCGGGTGAAGGAACTCAGAAATCCCTTTGTCCCTGATCATGAACTGATCGAGAAGCGTAAGGTTTGCATTTATCTCTACACATGGAACAAGGCCACCATCTTTGAGCAGACCTTGGATAGCCTGAGCAAAACCCGCCTGGGCAACGCCAAGATCAAGGTGCTGATCAACGGATGTACTGACAGAAGCCTGGAGGTCGCCAAGGCTGCCCGGGAAAAGTTCCCGAACAACGATTTCGAGATCATCGAGACCCCTATCAATATCGGTGCGCCTGCGGCCCGCAACTGGCTCATCAATCACGGTGATACCTGGGAATCCGACTACGTGGCCTTCCTGGATGACGATGTGACAATCCAGGAGGATTGGCTGGATCATTTTTTGACAGTGATGGAGTCCGACAGTGGGATAGGTGTGGTTGGCGCCAAGATTGTAGCGCCGGGGAGTCCGGTTAAACTCCAATATCTTTTCAGGCATGTGGATGTGGCGACCGAGACTATGCTCAAGATGAGTCTTGAATCACCTATCGGAGAATATGACACTGGTCTCTACAACATCGTGCGTGAAGCCCGAAGCGTCATGGGATGTCAGCATATGTTCCGGGTGGATGCCTTGAAGCAGGTTCCTCAGTTCGATATCCAGTTCAGTCCTTCCCAGGTGGATGACATCGAGCATGACCTGATGCTTTGTCTCAAGGGTTTCAAAATCATGTACACCGGACACGTGAGTTGCATTCATCATCAATCCTCCGGGGTGGGGCAGAATGCCTCTTCCCTGACGATGAAGAAGATGGGCAACGCCATCGGCAATGATTTGAAACTCTGCTTCAAGCATTTTGAGAATCTGGGGAAATTGGCCAAAATGGACAGTCTGAGTCTTGTTGGCCCGCTTGAAGGACTTCAGGTAGGAGCAGCGAGAGCATCATGA
- a CDS encoding glycosyltransferase, translating into MAESRAQSFANLAHHYRAKGEIEKAEKYEAKCRDLQGDPAVPVGQARTEDSPSEAELMEVVTMVSMGVHDALIKRFGNDIRQGIASAVSTALIRSGENERALEYLSKLPETQEVKLKHKALELLEEMRNVDLSPEPRVHLLLLSYNRADCLENALRQLAATDYSNYAVYIADNNSQDGSWDILQKARDIFPEGVEVSIERFPTNIGRPAGHNWLLEKHDHSAAEFIAIGDDDLLEIPPSWLKDMIKTSRVFPKAAAIGGKALNPGVPKVIHGGVRRFTSFGPTEIELTNNDEVVDYGQFDFVDRVDHVIGCLHIYRRDALLEDIGLFDIRFSPCQYVDIEHHLRLRMKGYEVIYNGFIEFRHLRGMGKQAAADRALGGNSHGNRIKILYKYDQQEVIAMLREEARRYDAWLDSPSLV; encoded by the coding sequence GTGGCAGAATCAAGAGCGCAGTCATTTGCCAATTTGGCTCACCATTACAGGGCCAAGGGCGAGATTGAAAAAGCTGAGAAATACGAGGCGAAATGCCGCGATTTGCAGGGAGACCCCGCAGTTCCTGTCGGGCAGGCCCGCACAGAGGACTCTCCTTCGGAGGCGGAACTGATGGAAGTCGTGACCATGGTCTCCATGGGGGTTCATGACGCCTTGATCAAGCGGTTTGGCAATGACATCAGACAGGGCATTGCCAGCGCGGTCAGCACGGCTTTGATTCGCTCGGGGGAGAATGAGCGAGCTCTAGAGTATCTGTCAAAACTGCCGGAGACTCAGGAAGTCAAACTCAAGCACAAGGCGCTGGAGCTGCTGGAAGAAATGCGGAATGTGGATTTGAGCCCCGAGCCTCGGGTCCATCTGTTGCTCTTGTCCTACAACCGGGCAGATTGTCTTGAAAACGCACTGCGCCAGTTGGCAGCCACTGATTATTCCAATTACGCGGTGTACATTGCAGATAACAACTCACAGGACGGAAGTTGGGATATCCTGCAAAAGGCCCGTGATATATTCCCCGAGGGCGTCGAAGTCTCCATTGAGCGTTTTCCCACCAATATCGGGCGTCCGGCGGGGCATAACTGGCTGCTGGAGAAGCACGATCATTCGGCGGCCGAGTTCATCGCCATCGGTGATGACGACCTGCTGGAGATTCCACCTTCCTGGCTGAAAGACATGATCAAAACCTCCCGCGTCTTTCCCAAAGCCGCAGCCATTGGTGGCAAAGCGCTGAATCCTGGTGTGCCCAAGGTGATCCACGGCGGAGTCCGAAGATTTACGAGCTTTGGCCCCACTGAGATCGAGCTGACCAACAACGATGAGGTCGTCGATTATGGACAGTTCGACTTCGTGGACCGTGTGGATCACGTCATCGGTTGTTTGCACATCTATCGGCGGGATGCGTTGCTTGAGGACATCGGTCTTTTCGATATCCGGTTTTCGCCGTGCCAGTATGTGGACATTGAGCATCATCTGCGTCTGCGGATGAAGGGCTACGAGGTGATCTACAACGGGTTTATCGAATTCCGTCATTTGCGGGGCATGGGCAAGCAGGCCGCTGCCGACAGGGCGCTGGGCGGCAACAGTCATGGCAACCGAATCAAAATTCTGTACAAGTACGACCAGCAGGAAGTGATTGCCATGCTGCGCGAGGAAGCCAGACGCTATGATGCCTGGCTCGACAGCCCCTCGTTGGTGTGA
- a CDS encoding glycosyltransferase family 2 protein has product MKSALHPTGLVVLVPCHNCAEFISECLDSILKQDFGNWRLLVADDASTDNTCGIAERYADPRITVRRGMPRAHLMGNLLAGLRELAPAPAEVVAVVDGDDHLLPDAFSHVMEAHAKGYDLVYTDMRIDGSKDSLGAQMMDGVPPRKQLWCISHLRTFKGYLLGSLTDDMFRDEDGHFFRAAGDLSLYLPMAEAAGPDKTLFLPEKLYRYRVHEHCNFKHRRTEQLDNNALIRSRPPLAPQTTHFDFNETIKNPDKLELRALGEEVRSRYPHPYTVRLDHVVDPQQAESWRAYHNLWIAEGVYLNCIVEGT; this is encoded by the coding sequence ATGAAAAGCGCCCTGCACCCAACGGGACTCGTCGTCCTAGTCCCATGCCATAACTGTGCCGAATTCATCAGCGAATGCCTTGATTCCATCCTGAAACAGGATTTCGGTAACTGGCGACTGCTGGTGGCCGATGACGCCTCCACGGACAACACCTGCGGCATTGCTGAACGGTATGCCGACCCCAGGATTACAGTACGCCGCGGAATGCCGCGCGCCCATCTGATGGGCAACTTGCTGGCGGGCCTGCGCGAACTTGCCCCCGCCCCGGCGGAGGTCGTGGCCGTGGTGGACGGTGACGACCACTTGCTACCAGATGCATTTTCTCATGTCATGGAAGCTCACGCCAAGGGCTATGACCTCGTCTACACCGACATGCGCATCGACGGGTCCAAAGACTCTCTGGGCGCACAGATGATGGACGGGGTGCCACCACGCAAGCAGCTGTGGTGCATCTCGCACCTGCGAACCTTCAAGGGCTATCTGCTGGGCAGCCTGACGGACGACATGTTCCGGGACGAGGATGGTCATTTTTTCCGGGCAGCGGGGGATCTGTCCCTGTATCTGCCCATGGCCGAGGCCGCCGGTCCGGACAAAACCCTGTTCCTGCCCGAGAAGCTCTATCGCTACCGGGTTCACGAGCACTGCAACTTCAAGCACCGCCGGACCGAACAGCTGGACAACAACGCGCTGATCCGATCGCGACCACCTCTGGCCCCACAGACCACCCACTTCGACTTCAACGAGACCATCAAGAACCCGGACAAACTGGAATTGCGCGCCTTGGGCGAGGAGGTCCGCTCCCGCTATCCGCATCCCTACACAGTACGCCTGGATCACGTTGTGGATCCGCAGCAAGCCGAATCATGGCGAGCCTACCACAACCTCTGGATTGCCGAGGGTGTGTATCTGAACTGCATTGTGGAGGGAACGTGA
- a CDS encoding cytidylyltransferase domain-containing protein yields MNKQGSRPEVLAIIPARGGSKGLPRKNILPLGGMPLVAWSIRAALEAKRITRVVVSTDDEEIAAVARNWGAEVPFLRPAELAGDRSNVIEGIKHVLAELQHREGYSPDAYCALYPTHPFRLPGLIDQLTALLVDTRSKVVTARQLDTAPCTWSVPTGTGYRFITPDQSQSLRPAYRPYGLYEGKTVKKPTQHFCLHVVDDPVQLIDIDTEQDLRLANAVVEAGLFPNGARQ; encoded by the coding sequence GTGAACAAACAGGGCAGTCGCCCCGAAGTACTGGCCATCATCCCTGCCCGAGGCGGCTCCAAGGGCCTGCCCCGCAAAAACATCCTGCCGCTGGGGGGGATGCCCCTTGTGGCCTGGAGCATTCGTGCGGCCCTGGAGGCCAAGCGGATAACACGTGTGGTTGTTTCCACGGATGATGAAGAGATTGCTGCAGTCGCCCGCAACTGGGGTGCCGAGGTTCCCTTTCTGCGGCCTGCAGAGTTGGCAGGTGACCGCAGCAATGTCATTGAGGGCATCAAGCATGTACTGGCTGAGTTGCAACACAGGGAAGGCTATTCGCCCGACGCCTACTGCGCGCTCTATCCCACGCATCCTTTCCGTCTCCCGGGCCTGATCGACCAATTGACTGCCCTGCTTGTCGACACCCGAAGCAAAGTCGTAACGGCCCGGCAACTCGACACAGCACCCTGCACATGGTCCGTCCCCACAGGCACAGGATATCGATTCATAACTCCGGACCAATCCCAATCACTCCGGCCAGCCTACCGGCCCTATGGGCTGTACGAAGGAAAAACCGTCAAAAAGCCAACGCAACATTTCTGTCTGCATGTCGTGGACGACCCCGTACAACTCATTGACATCGACACGGAGCAAGACCTGCGACTGGCCAATGCCGTGGTCGAGGCCGGGCTGTTCCCCAACGGAGCCCGGCAATGA
- a CDS encoding class I SAM-dependent methyltransferase — protein sequence MSHPNSLCKDVVRANVHGLSAKWYPPLLAGAETLSQILFDTATHRGVGAILDKLTPDEYAVFISQFIAKGIETHGSQWRYADICTALFALSNSLKVDNYLEIGVRRGRSMSMVAGCCPQASIVGFDLWMDNYAGLENPGPEFVRQEMSNLGFQGSLDFVSGNSHDTVPAYFEQNPDATFDLITVDGDHSPEGAMADLLTVIPRLRIGGAIVFDDIVHPQHTYLMDIWNRAVASRPFFSSFKFTDLGYGVAFAIRRS from the coding sequence ATGTCCCACCCAAACAGCCTCTGCAAAGATGTCGTCCGCGCCAATGTGCATGGCCTGTCAGCCAAATGGTATCCCCCCCTCCTGGCCGGGGCAGAGACCCTTTCACAGATTCTTTTCGACACCGCCACACACCGGGGTGTGGGAGCCATTCTCGACAAGCTGACACCCGACGAATACGCCGTTTTCATTTCCCAATTCATCGCCAAAGGCATCGAGACCCACGGCAGCCAATGGCGCTATGCAGACATTTGCACAGCCCTCTTTGCCTTAAGCAACAGCCTCAAAGTGGATAACTACCTTGAAATCGGCGTGCGACGCGGTAGAAGTATGTCCATGGTAGCAGGCTGTTGCCCGCAAGCAAGCATTGTGGGGTTCGACCTCTGGATGGATAACTATGCTGGTCTGGAAAATCCCGGGCCTGAATTCGTCCGCCAAGAAATGAGCAATCTTGGATTCCAGGGCTCTCTGGACTTCGTCTCCGGCAACTCCCATGACACCGTCCCCGCCTACTTCGAACAGAACCCCGATGCGACGTTCGATCTGATCACCGTTGATGGCGACCACAGCCCCGAAGGGGCCATGGCAGACCTGCTCACTGTCATCCCAAGGTTACGCATCGGAGGAGCGATCGTCTTTGACGACATCGTTCATCCCCAGCATACTTATCTGATGGACATCTGGAACCGAGCCGTGGCTTCGCGCCCATTTTTCTCTTCATTCAAATTCACCGACCTTGGATATGGTGTCGCCTTTGCGATCAGAAGGAGCTGA
- a CDS encoding NAD-dependent epimerase/dehydratase family protein — translation MSDQSILITGVNGFIGSHIARLLKKRWRVVGIDTNSIDLHGTTDRYCQLMLPDTDIEGILRREQPSACLHFAGSASVGHSLEYPSHDFQAGPVTLFHLLDAIRKTTPDCSVFFPSSAAVYGNPKALPISEDSPTAPISPYGYHKLMSEQVLQEFSSIYGLNCVTLRIFSCYGPGLKKQLLWDVCSKIRQRHLHLFGTGDETRDFIHVDDVARSVEHLLNQQINNGLFNLASGKQTSVKRIAQLLCEAWPQSDIAPVFNGNSRPGDPLYWQADVSRLAQSGFEPRTPLEQGIAEYAAWYQRQDHDAE, via the coding sequence ATGAGCGATCAGTCTATTCTCATCACCGGCGTCAACGGATTCATTGGCAGCCACATTGCGCGCCTGCTCAAAAAACGCTGGCGCGTGGTGGGAATTGACACGAATTCCATCGATCTCCATGGGACAACCGACAGATATTGCCAACTCATGCTGCCCGATACAGATATCGAAGGCATTCTGCGCAGAGAACAACCCTCAGCCTGCCTCCATTTCGCTGGCTCGGCCTCGGTGGGACACTCTCTGGAATACCCCTCCCATGATTTTCAGGCAGGCCCAGTTACCCTCTTCCATTTGCTCGACGCCATACGCAAGACCACCCCGGACTGTTCCGTCTTCTTCCCCTCGAGCGCTGCAGTATACGGAAACCCCAAAGCTCTACCCATTTCCGAAGACAGCCCGACCGCGCCCATCTCTCCATATGGCTATCACAAGCTTATGTCCGAACAAGTACTTCAAGAATTCAGTTCCATATACGGCCTGAACTGCGTGACCCTACGCATCTTTTCCTGCTACGGCCCGGGCTTGAAAAAGCAGCTGCTGTGGGACGTCTGCAGCAAGATTCGCCAGAGACACCTGCATCTGTTCGGGACCGGGGACGAAACCAGGGACTTCATCCATGTCGATGATGTAGCGCGCTCCGTGGAGCACTTGCTGAATCAGCAAATCAACAACGGCCTCTTCAATCTGGCAAGCGGAAAACAGACTTCCGTCAAACGCATCGCACAACTGCTCTGTGAAGCTTGGCCCCAGTCTGACATCGCCCCTGTTTTCAATGGAAATTCGCGCCCCGGTGACCCCTTGTACTGGCAGGCCGACGTCTCACGACTGGCGCAATCTGGATTCGAACCTCGCACTCCCCTGGAACAGGGTATCGCCGAGTACGCCGCTTGGTATCAAAGGCAGGACCATGACGCCGAATAG
- a CDS encoding glycosyltransferase family 4 protein, with translation MTPNSSPRIGIPVIADTWLGGVNYVIHLFLAGCSLPEDLRPRLILVIPEKFLREQAITEHRRILPLADTIIARTADRQLAEQLLGPSVITCSTEAELYQHIDFLFPVHSNVLEGWPAASWIPDFQHRRLPQFCPKAELEKRDIVDRMVAERARYIVFSSEAAQNDFRCFFPDSQASGAILHFTTIAEESWFQGNPDDVRKHFGLPEHFLICCNQFWMHKDHKTLFSAISVLKRMGKPIHLVCTGPTQDYRNKGYFNELLGLLKALGIEELVHILGRIDRNDQIQLLRGSLGVIQPSLFEGWSTVVEDSRVLGKTIFLSDIDVHQEQAPEHGIYFKAGDPADLTQKLLTNSQALIPTHGTEQEEQARRDADQRIRLFGLQLLRIAKEGVRLFSAAPKTISAPKHTRSSGNALTITTSIAPKGIPKQRRAVLSWLELGLKSNPSTHPKKFLWSNPISRRSGSSPWPEAPKKRWVSHWSTLMISLPIFHLQAARSVAPSTRTSSCAVPPTLCNGLNRKLKDHSCSALVLMCPTSMPRMATCTARASTSFSSIESCCPCTKKRNSASVLPGGTIGSPSSPFSEDFQPNRFALPWPTIPCMNWHGRGTGMFA, from the coding sequence ATGACGCCGAATAGCTCTCCAAGAATTGGTATCCCCGTCATCGCGGACACATGGCTGGGGGGGGTCAACTATGTCATCCATCTCTTTCTGGCTGGATGTTCCCTTCCCGAGGACCTGCGTCCCCGACTTATCCTGGTGATTCCCGAAAAATTCCTCAGGGAACAAGCCATCACCGAACATCGACGCATCCTGCCGTTGGCGGACACCATTATTGCGCGCACAGCCGACCGGCAGCTTGCCGAACAGCTTCTCGGGCCGTCGGTCATCACCTGCAGCACCGAAGCAGAACTTTACCAGCACATCGACTTCCTGTTCCCGGTACACAGCAATGTCCTCGAGGGCTGGCCCGCAGCCTCCTGGATTCCTGACTTCCAACACCGGCGCTTACCTCAATTCTGCCCCAAGGCAGAGCTGGAAAAACGGGATATTGTGGACCGCATGGTTGCGGAACGAGCCCGGTATATTGTCTTCAGCAGCGAGGCGGCCCAAAATGACTTCCGCTGTTTTTTCCCGGATTCGCAAGCTTCGGGCGCCATCCTGCATTTCACCACCATCGCCGAAGAGAGCTGGTTCCAGGGCAACCCGGACGATGTCCGCAAGCACTTCGGCCTCCCGGAACACTTTCTGATCTGCTGCAACCAGTTCTGGATGCACAAGGACCACAAGACGCTCTTCAGTGCCATTTCCGTGCTCAAGCGAATGGGCAAGCCCATCCACCTGGTCTGCACGGGCCCCACACAGGATTACCGCAACAAAGGATACTTCAACGAGCTTCTGGGTCTGCTCAAGGCCCTCGGGATCGAAGAGCTTGTGCATATCCTCGGCCGTATCGACAGAAATGACCAGATCCAGCTGCTACGCGGCAGCCTGGGAGTGATTCAACCATCGCTGTTTGAAGGCTGGAGCACGGTGGTGGAGGACAGTCGCGTTCTGGGCAAGACCATTTTTCTTTCAGATATCGATGTGCATCAGGAACAAGCGCCCGAGCACGGCATCTATTTCAAGGCTGGCGACCCCGCCGACCTGACCCAGAAGCTCCTGACAAATTCGCAGGCCCTTATCCCCACCCACGGGACGGAGCAGGAGGAACAGGCAAGACGTGATGCAGACCAACGCATTCGCCTGTTCGGCCTGCAGTTGCTCCGCATCGCCAAGGAAGGCGTCAGACTGTTTTCCGCAGCCCCGAAAACCATTTCCGCTCCGAAACATACACGGTCCAGTGGCAACGCGCTGACGATCACGACCAGCATCGCCCCAAAGGGTATCCCCAAACAGCGTCGCGCCGTCCTGAGTTGGCTCGAGTTGGGTTTGAAGTCGAATCCCTCAACCCACCCGAAGAAATTCCTCTGGTCCAACCCCATTTCCCGGAGGTCCGGTTCATCCCCGTGGCCCGAAGCGCCAAAGAAACGCTGGGTAAGCCACTGGTCTACCTTGATGATCTCTTTGCCCATTTTTCATCTTCAGGCCGCCAGATCTGTGGCACCGTCAACTCGGACATCATCCTGCGCGGTGCCCCCGACCTTGTGCAACGGATTGAATCGGAAGCTGAAGGATCATTCGTGTTCGGCTCTCGTCTTGATGTGCCCGACGAGCATGCCACGCATGGCGACATGTACAGCCAGGGCTTCGACTTCTTTTTCTTCGATCGAAAGCTGCTGCCCCTGTACAAAAAAACGGAATTCTGCATCGGTGCTCCCTGGTGGGACTATTGGATCGCCCTCATCCCCATTCTCGGAGGATTTCCAGCCAAACAGGTTCGCACTCCCATGGCCTACCATCCCATGCATGAACTGGCATGGTCGTGGGACTGGTATGTTCG